Part of the Ictalurus furcatus strain D&B chromosome 10, Billie_1.0, whole genome shotgun sequence genome, cacactctcactgctagtacttagggatgtcattcacccagaatctatgcgaagtatacgttcagtcaactcgtttctctgcgttaccaagccgttctagttagtttgtcttctcgtgatcctcgacccttgtttctgtttttgactacgctctctgcctgaccctgtttgtgttgttcatccgatcgcttgacctttgcctgtcttacgactacgtttcttgtacttcccgatacgacgctctacacctgccgcccgctcctgcttccgtgccgattcgaggttcgtgacactATACATGATTCAGCTTCTTCATACTTCTAGTGCTCTGTTAAGTTCACATTCGTGTAATTCCTTGTGAacttctcataaaaaaaaaatcaacaatatataatattgtgcATCTGATAAATCACAAGATATTGTCCTTGTTTTAGAGATTGCCATCACACACCTGTTAGTATAGTGAGAGTTAATGAATTTAAGCTAATAGCAAAAAAATCTgatgttactatgaatgcattTGCATTTACTTTGCATGTAATCCAGGAAATAGGATATAAACCACCATTTTCAACTTACAAACTCCCAAcgccttgttttctttttttttttcttttttttacagcaaataTTTATTGACAAGCTAACAATACACAGACACAGGTGTTAcaatgtgcaaaaaaacaaacaaacaaaaaaaaccccacaggaACAAAACAGGCATGtgcctgactttttttttctctgaatccTTATTGCTAAATGATGCATTTTGAACCATATCTATATTCTGCAGTATTTCAGTACAGATGTTGTAACAGGTAGGAAGACGATTAAGATGATTATGGATCTTATCAAATTCACATTCCCAGCATCCGTCTGTAATGCATGATTCATTTGTAATGCTAGACGCTCATTTCTGATTTCCACACGTTTGAAAGATGCTCGACTGCGAATGCAAAGCAGCTTGTGCACGTGCATTAACTAGTAACAATACAATAAACCCTAAAATCTGAGTGGTATTAAAAATACCTTAAAGTCATGATGCATTAATACCACATTATAATTCACCCCTCATCCAAGTTAGGAGTTTATTCAAGATAAATTAATACTGGCGAACTACTGTACATGCTAACTGAATTTCTACAGCTGTTGGATGAAAGGTCAGAtcatatttatgaaaataaaatacattccCAATCAGGGTAGTAGAAATCTCACTAAAAGTATAACGTTAAGTCAAAGAAACACaaagtacctttttttttttcccttttttttttttttttttttttaaaaaaaaacgactgtatttcatttatttagatttttgcCCTTACAGGAAATAAAGTTCTGTTTAACTTTAACTTGTGATTTGATGTGTGAATTTTCCCACTGcatgttatttttctttacgTGTTTATATAAGTTCATGTGAATATGTGACGTGCAAgaataatgtgtaaaaaaaccacactttttttccctgtaaGGGCATGAAATGGTACAAAATGAGCCCATTATGCTAATACATTATAATGAGTCAGTAAAAGGCTTAAGATGGCTCTCAAAGAGCACTTTGACAAGAAGTGCTATCCTAAACGTTCCTCAAATTAGAACGTTTCcatgtgataaataaaaacagtgggTAATACTGATTAATCAGAGCTCAGGTTGTTAAGTGCATTTTTGCAATCGGAGGAAGATGTTTCAGTGATGAGTCTTGCATCAAGTTTCTTGcacttatttaatatttttgcagttcagagtaaaaaaaaaagtgttttttcttgtttcagTCTGTTTCTCCCAATCGAGCATGTCATACCTGTTAAGAAATGTTGGTTTAGAAACTGTAGTAATGTTGTAATGTGGGATCCAGAGTGGAATCCAGAGTGGGTTTCTTCAGGATGGGAAGATTGTAATGTTAATATAACCATCCAAACACCCTGTACACTATAAACCAGGACAATTTACACACAAAAGcttttctagattttttttttagtaatctGAATGGAATTTGATTCCATTATTTTCCCATTTCAATCCACACCAGCTCCACTAGCCACATGAATCAGACACGTCCACTCAGATCCACTAGTGGACACTCAAACTTTGTACGTGGTATGAAccgtaattaaattaaaaatctacAGCACAGTCTTATGATTGTGCAGCATGTGGCTGAGGAACCAGCTGAGGAACAAAAAAGACCCCAAACATGTTTGTTCACTGTCCCAGTGTGTCCTGGCCTGACTTTGACTGTCTGTCTCCATCTGTTAACACTGCTGTACAGTTGGGTGTTAGTTAGATAAAAATTAAGCTCTATTTTCACTTACGGAACAAGAGCGGTGTGGACTGGACAAACTTTCTGACTTAGGTGTCCAGTGGGATCTCCACACATACGCATACATTCACTAAATAAGAAAAAGCAGGAAAATGTCCACAGTCCCATTTACGATGATGACGCGATGTTTCCTGAGGACACAACTGTTTCCCTGGGTGAATACTCAGGCTCTTCCTTGTTGGGATGCGATGAATTGTCCGATTTGCTCCGGCTGAACTCTGCCCCAATGATGGGTCTGGAGAACTTGCCAGCAGGCTGAGTGCACACGCTGCACAGCAGCATCTTGAGGAAGGCCCTGCGCATCTCGTTGCTGGTGAGCGTGTAGATGAGAGGGTTCGTTGCCGAGTTCAGCACTGCCAGAGCGAGGAACCACTCAGCTTTGTAGAGGATGGGACAGGTGCGGATCTCGCAGGCTACATCCAGCAGTAACAAGATAAAGAGTGGTGCCCAGCAGGCGATGAAGCAGCTCAGGACAATGATGACCGTCTTCAGCAGGGCCATGGACTTTTCCGAGCTCTTGTTCCCACTCCCACGGCCGTTTGAAACCTTGCGGAAGACAAGTTTGCGGCTACGTGTGCGGACCAGTGCGTAGATCCGGGCGTAGAGCACCACGATGGCCATGAGGATCACGCTAAACACGGTGGTGCAGAACAGGATGTAGGTTTTGTGGTAGAGTGGCAGCACTGTTGAGCAGTTCTTCATGCTGTGGATGCAGTTCCAGCCTATGACAGGCAAGCCACCCAGAATGGCGGCGATGAACCACACTGTGCTGATCAGCATGAAGACCCGGCACGTGTTTCCACTGTTGTGGAGCTTCATTTTGAGCATAGTAAGGTGGCGCTCGATTGCAATGGCCAAGAGGCTGAAGACTGAAGCAGCCAGTGCTACAAACATGCTGCCCTCCCTGAAGAACCACTGCGTGGGACTCAGTTTATACGTATTAGCTCCTGAGAGCAGGATGTTAGCCGTGTATACCACTCCAGCCAGCAAATCCGAAAGAGCCAAGTTCCCAATAAAGTAGTACATGGGCTTGTGGAACTTTTTGGTCCGCCAAATGGTGAGAAGAACCAGCACATTCTCTAGAATTATGAAGCAGCACACAATGATAAACACGACAGAATCAGCCTTGAGTCCGGGATCCTTTTCCACTTTACGGAATTTCCCAGTGAAGTTGTAGTGCTTTGCTATGAGGTCCGAGTACACAAGATCAGCCATAGTCCTGGTCTCTGGCTGGATTGTTTACCACCCGTGCAATCCACCCTTTAGTCCACTAAGGGGCTCTAGAGTACCAGTTTAGGTCAGTATCCAAATTTCTTATGATGTCATGAAGTGTCCCTTAAGTCAGGTAAAAATCCTTAGCATGGATTACGGGGAATGGAGTATTCAAATCCAAGAACGGCATCGTGGAAAAGGCTGAAAagagcaaacaaataaatgaatacaatgaATGACACCCAAACAGTTAcactacattaaaataaaaacgaaaAAGTAGATTAGAGTATGTGTGATTACTGTTTTTGCTACAGTTTTGCTTTGATATTCATTtggattttgaaaaaataacctacaaatgaaaacaaacagctATTTGATTCCTGGAAAAAAGAGCAATAACAAGGCAGATATGGGAAAAGTGAAGTTATTCCAACAAATAAGCTctgattaaagaaataaaaatgtctgctaGATGTTTTGTCAAGCTGTTGGACTATTTGCTCTttatttgaacttttctttAGTTATATTCAttacgggttttttttttttgaggacgCCTCAAACAGTCTGTCTAAGAATTCCTATAGACCGCATCTGCATTGCAACATGATTAACAATTAATGAACTGTTCAAGtaagattttaattaaaaatgaaaaccagAAACAAATCTTCATCCTGTGCAGGTGAATTTGAGCTACGGTGAAAGCTGGAGTGAATTGTTCTCTTTAAATGAAACGTTTGAAAGTTACAATTAtgttaaaaacagtcattttgGACAAATAAAGTGTAATTGTAATCTTAGAAACTTTTTCGTTTGGttttaaagcagaagaaatgaGCTCCTACCTGCAATGCGAATGAAAGCCAGTCTCCGTCTCACACTGTATGAAAGCTGCTCACTGATTGCGAGCTACTCCTAGCTCTGGCTCCTCCCCTAGCCCCcaaaccccccacacacacgcacacaattgTTGTTTGGATCCAAACATTTTTGGATTcctaataaaaatggaaaataagaaTGAAATATTGTCTTATATTTTTCTTAggaataaattcaattcaatccagttgtatttgtatagcgcttttactaatggacattgtctcaaagcagctttactttAAAGGGGCTTTATCAACATTGTCAAGAGTTTTATGCCATTTTCTAAGAATAATAGCAAAATAATAGCATTCGCCTTATCATCAGAAAATCAATAGTTCGATTGCTGACggtgccacagccatccatggagAGAAGTTCTAGGGAGCAAACTTGGCCATGCTCGCTCGGTTGACTCTCTCCAATGTCAACCACAACAACACTAGCCAAACCTGTTGGAAGTATGCGTAAGATGGCtcatagcactttcctctgagggtgttacgctgccctgtgatacagcatgagcaacagtttgaaaagatgcagtgcGTATTTCAGTACGTATGCGGTGCGGAAGCAGCATGCACCATTGTGCTTTCACATAAGACGCGTTTGCAGAGCGCTACTGATCCGTGCTGGAACACATTCAGAAACGGACATGAAGGTGGAGACAGATCTTTGAATGAAGTTTAGAGCAACACAGTACAGTAATACAAACTTTCATAGACATATTCatgtttaaacacaataaatataaacaacgtAATATTCCATtcattacttttatatatatattacattgcTCAAGCAAGTGGCAAAACATTTAAACTTCTCTTAGGCGAAAAGATagtatcacaaacattttaaatgaaaacttaaCATCCACACAAACAGCCGAGGAAACTGCCTcacatgtcttttcttttgcattGAAATCTTTATACAAGAAATCCTGCAGGTCATACACAACTTTCTCTGATAACCAGCCTGTCACGTGATTGCTGCTTTCTGCTGAGATGCGAGTGCCCTTCCAATACATTCAGAGGGGACTACATAAATGTGTAGTACACAAGTTACAGTAGTAGTGCATAACAAGTTGTGCAAAATACACATTGAGATGTGCAGGAATCTGGTTCAGAACGAAAATGATCAGCAACGATGTTTTAGGATCCAATGTTCTACGTTTAATTActcattatacactatatggccaaaagtatttggactgGATCATCACACCACATGTGTTTGGGTCTTCCTgaaactgttgccataaagttggagtaacacaattgtctagaatgtctctgGTGGCCTGAAAAAAAGAGctctgaaaaataataataaatgcaattaACAGCAAACTGTATTTTCACTTTTGACATTACTATTGCTAATGTTCACCCTGCATGTGACACTATAacattatacactcattcatactcAAATGAATTCAAACACTACCTTATAATTCAAATCCAAacgcatttttaaaagaaattcttGAAGGATTTTGAACTGCTGGAAGGAggtcatgattttttttatactgcGAAAACAATCCTTTCGGGAAAACACTGGAATTTTCCTTTAATTGTGATCCTTTTGTTCCTTCCTCTGGGAATGCACCAGCTGTGGGGGGACCCCAAGTCTCAATAAGCTTGAGGTCTGGTGTGGGTCTACCACATCTACAGTACtccacccacccccacccacccagcCCACTTTCTTCTGCACATTAATCACACATGAACTCGCCATCCTGAGTATCTCTCCATGCCAAGGGCAGACACACCACTGTGACTCACAGGAGCCTGCAAGATAAGGAGGGTTATTTGTGCACTGGGGGGTCGGAGATGTGGTGGTGCTGGTTTTATTAGAGATAACACCCTTGGGCACATCTTCATGGTTGACTGGACTGATTATGATGAttggttttgtttgcaattaagAATAATCCTGGGTTTGAGATTAATTCGATGTATTAAAGGTCTGGAAAATACACCAGAACCCTATTTCCATGCCATCTGCTCATGACCAAACACACCATTTCATATTTTTGAAGAACAAAAAGTCACAGGCCACATATCACATAGTTTGAACTGTCACATCCCAGAATACCTATAACACGGTATATTTGGTGACCTCTGAATGGTTATCCTTACACACCCACATGTAAAATTATTGCATGTTATGCTGACCATTGGCAAGAAAACTATTCAGTTAAATTCTGTTAAACACACAGATCCTGAGTGGCATAACAGAAAAGTCCTATAATCCAGCAAACTTGAGTTTGAATACTCTCTGGGTGTGAAGGGCATACTCTGTCTACCCCTGTCAATCAAAGCAATACAAGTAAGCCACGGGTAtctgtgagcttgtgtatgTGGAGGAGGGTaaatagcactttcctccaagtgtgttaccTGCCCTGTGACGTAGCATAAGCAGCAATTTGAACATGTTTCAGAGGATGCACGTGTTAGCCTTAACCTTTCCCAGCTGGTAGCTGTCGTATCCTAGAGGAGAGCTGGCTAGTGGGTGGActaaaatatggaaaaaaaacaggaagaaatTGCTAATGTTATCTTGCTGGCAATTCTTAGCAGCTAATAGCAATTTCCTTAGAACAGATGCACATGTCTCACAGTTCatattttcagttttgtctGCACTTATCTCTACTCAACGcctcttcacttcacttcatggATGTGAGAATGGTAGGTGACTGtgaaaacaaaaagtaaaaacactggcaaaaatgtacatttataaaatacaccacagaaaaaaagatttgcaATGCAATGAaatattcaaatacttttgtcTGCCTCCACGCGCAATATATATGGAGGGGGTTTATGTGTGCACACAAactcagttcaattcaattcaattcagttcaattcaataaaCTTTACTGGCAGGACTAAATGCATTCACAGTATTGCCAAAG contains:
- the s1pr1 gene encoding sphingosine 1-phosphate receptor 1, with the translated sequence MADLVYSDLIAKHYNFTGKFRKVEKDPGLKADSVVFIIVCCFIILENVLVLLTIWRTKKFHKPMYYFIGNLALSDLLAGVVYTANILLSGANTYKLSPTQWFFREGSMFVALAASVFSLLAIAIERHLTMLKMKLHNSGNTCRVFMLISTVWFIAAILGGLPVIGWNCIHSMKNCSTVLPLYHKTYILFCTTVFSVILMAIVVLYARIYALVRTRSRKLVFRKVSNGRGSGNKSSEKSMALLKTVIIVLSCFIACWAPLFILLLLDVACEIRTCPILYKAEWFLALAVLNSATNPLIYTLTSNEMRRAFLKMLLCSVCTQPAGKFSRPIIGAEFSRSKSDNSSHPNKEEPEYSPRETVVSSGNIASSS